GCTTCCACGAATCCGCGCGGATCGGCGCAGAACTCGCGCATAACCCGGTAATGATCCGTCTCCTCCACTGTCACCGGCTCGAGGCCGTACTTGGTCAGCCGCAGCAGCCGTGCGTTGGGATAGGCCATCAGCATCGGCGAATGGGTCGCCATGATGACCTGGCAATTGCCGGCGGAGTCCATGCGATGCAGAAGCTTCAGAAACTCCATCTGGCGCGCCGGCGACAACGCCGATTCCGGTTCGTCGAAGATGAAGATGCCTTGCTTCTGGCATCGCTCCTGGAAGAAGCGCAGAAAACCTTCGCCATGCGAGTAGGACAGAAAATCCGGCGGCATATTGGAGACTTCGTCGAGATATCTTGCAACGGAGAAGAAGGTCTCGGCGCGGAAGAACCAGCCGTTGGTGATCTTCGGCACCCAGCCGGCGCGAAGCGCGGCCGATAATTCGCCACCCATGATCTCGCGCGCATTGGAATGATCGACCGGGCGATAACCCTTGCCGCCGCCGGCATCGTCATAACCGGCGAGCGCTGCGATACCCTCCAGGATGGTCGATTTGCCGGTGCCGTTCTCGCCGACGATGATCGTGATCGCGGTATCGAAGCTCAGGTCGAATTCTTCGCTGAAGATCGGAAGACAGTACGGGTAGGCTTCCCAGTCCGGAACCAACGCGCGGTCGAGCCAGACGCGCCGGAGATAGGGAGCAGGCAGCCTGATGTCGCGCTGTCGCCCTCTCATCTCCACCGCTCCCTGCTCTGCCCAACAAACGCTTCCGAAAGAACGTATCAGGAACATTCTTTCGGAGGAAGGGATTTCTGTGATCTAGTCCAGCGCCTCCAGCACCAGCTCCATCGTCATCAGCACGGGATTGTCGCCGCGGACCAGGCGCCCCTCGGCGAGGCCGCCGGTGTAGTCGACCAGCGCGACG
The sequence above is drawn from the Bradyrhizobium amphicarpaeae genome and encodes:
- a CDS encoding AAA family ATPase; translated protein: MRGRQRDIRLPAPYLRRVWLDRALVPDWEAYPYCLPIFSEEFDLSFDTAITIIVGENGTGKSTILEGIAALAGYDDAGGGKGYRPVDHSNAREIMGGELSAALRAGWVPKITNGWFFRAETFFSVARYLDEVSNMPPDFLSYSHGEGFLRFFQERCQKQGIFIFDEPESALSPARQMEFLKLLHRMDSAGNCQVIMATHSPMLMAYPNARLLRLTKYGLEPVTVEETDHYRVMREFCADPRGFVEATLAE